In a genomic window of Nitrospira sp. CR1.1:
- a CDS encoding pseudouridine synthase — MTLSRVGRALALYKPYGVLPCFTDPEGRPTLSAYVDVPDVYPAGRLDLDSEGLLLLTSDGRLAHHITDPRHHLPKIYVVQVERVPGPAALAQLENGVVIAGTRTRPARARLLPAPPCLPDRPVPIRFRKHVPTAWLELTLREGMNRQVRRMTAVVGHPTLRLVRVAIGPITVGDLQPGHWRDLTAQEMAELAGS, encoded by the coding sequence ATGACCCTGTCCCGCGTCGGTCGAGCCCTTGCCTTGTACAAACCCTACGGCGTGTTGCCCTGTTTTACCGATCCTGAGGGGCGGCCTACGTTGAGCGCGTATGTGGATGTGCCCGACGTCTACCCCGCGGGTCGATTGGACTTGGACAGCGAAGGGTTACTGTTATTGACTTCAGACGGCCGCTTGGCCCATCACATTACCGATCCTCGACACCATCTTCCCAAAATCTACGTGGTGCAGGTTGAGCGCGTGCCTGGCCCCGCTGCCTTGGCGCAGCTGGAGAATGGGGTGGTGATTGCCGGAACCCGCACGCGGCCCGCGCGAGCCCGGTTGCTGCCCGCTCCTCCCTGTCTACCTGATCGGCCTGTTCCGATTCGATTCCGCAAGCATGTGCCGACCGCGTGGCTGGAACTCACGTTGCGTGAAGGGATGAACCGGCAGGTCAGGCGCATGACGGCTGTGGTCGGTCATCCGACGTTACGGCTTGTGCGTGTGGCGATCGGACCGATTACCGTGGGAGATCTCCAGCCCGGTCACTGGCGGGATCTTACCGCGCAGGAAATGGCGGAACTTGCCGGTTCATAA
- a CDS encoding nucleoside deaminase encodes MTEQMMRRAIELSRHGMRAGDGGPFGAVIAMGGRIVGEGWNRVVGAKDPTAHAEMEAIRAAARSLGSFTLTGCDLYASAQPCPMCLGATYWARLDRVFYGNSVKDTAAIGFDDEVFYRQLTCSPHQREIPEAQVLAEEARRVFREYDAMPGTIRY; translated from the coding sequence TTGACTGAGCAGATGATGCGGAGAGCCATCGAATTGAGTCGCCACGGGATGAGGGCTGGAGACGGCGGTCCCTTCGGGGCGGTTATCGCGATGGGGGGAAGGATCGTCGGAGAAGGGTGGAATCGTGTGGTAGGCGCCAAGGACCCCACGGCTCATGCCGAGATGGAGGCGATACGCGCCGCAGCCCGGTCATTGGGCTCATTCACTCTCACAGGTTGTGACCTCTACGCCAGCGCTCAACCGTGCCCGATGTGTTTGGGCGCGACCTATTGGGCGCGTCTCGATCGTGTGTTTTATGGGAACAGCGTCAAGGATACGGCTGCGATCGGCTTTGACGATGAGGTCTTTTACCGACAGTTGACCTGCTCCCCGCACCAACGCGAGATTCCCGAGGCACAGGTGCTGGCGGAGGAGGCTCGGCGCGTGTTTCGCGAGTATGACGCCATGCCCGGAACCATTCGGTACTGA